From Apium graveolens cultivar Ventura chromosome 9, ASM990537v1, whole genome shotgun sequence, the proteins below share one genomic window:
- the LOC141683115 gene encoding uncharacterized protein LOC141683115: MDGSIKLYDHRMVQRGAVQCYEGNVNSHTHIQLGVDPSEKFVMSGGEDNKLRLWSIRSGELLLEEKLMSSTPSVVCWQKEDICARDGYIDDNHSHWGEAWLGSRDGLFRMRWS, encoded by the exons ATGGATGGATCT ATCAAACTTTATGATCATAGAATGGTTCAGAGAGGGGCTGTACAGTGTTACGAGGGAAATGTGAATTCTCATACTCACATTCAGCTCGGAGTTGACCCATCAGAGAAATTTGTCATGTCAG GCGGGGAAGACAACAAATTGCGGCTTTGGAGTATTAGGTCGGGAGAACTACTATTGGAGGAGAAGTTAATGAGTTCTACCCCCTCAGTTGTTTGCTGGCAGAAAGAAG ATATCTGTGCAAGGGATGGGTATATAGATGACAACCACTCTCACTGGGGGGAAGCCTGGCTCGGATCCCGAGACGGTCTCTTCCGTATGCGGTGGTCATAG